The Mustela nigripes isolate SB6536 chromosome 8, MUSNIG.SB6536, whole genome shotgun sequence DNA segment CCCCCAGCGGCGTAGTCCTGCTGCGCGGCGGCGGCCCGGGGGGCGTGGGGGGCCCGCCCGCGGCCACCAGCGGCGGCGGCGCGCCCAGTGCAGCGGTGGCGGGCGGGGTCCGCGCCAAGAGCCCGTTGTGCAGCGCGGCGGCCGCGGGCCCGAGGCGCGGGTAGTGCAGGGAGCCCAGCGCGGGCAGGAGCGCGGCGCTGTCCAGGTGCGCGGCGGCCGGGGGCAGGTGCGCGGCGGCACCCAGGTGTGCGGCCCGGGCGCGCTCCAGCTCCTCGCGGCGCGCCTCCCGCAGGCGCTCCGGGCTGTAGTCGTGGGGCTCGCGGTCGCGGTAGGGGCGCTCGGGGGGCTCAAAGaggggggcggggcccggggcgggggcggaggcggGCAGGGCGCGCCGGGGCAGCTCCAGGCCGCGGTAGGCGTCGCGCAGGGGGTCCCACGTGAAGCCCAGGCGCTCGCGGGCCACCGGGCTGGGCCCGAGCTGCAGGGGCGCAGGGGGCGCGCGTGGACGCTCGGGCGCTGGGTGCAGCCCGGCCCCTGGGGGCTCGGGAGCGTCACTGTCTTCCCTGCGCTCCTCCTTCACCTTGACGTCGCCCTGGGGCCGCTCGGCGGGCGCCTCGGGCGGCTTCCCCGGCTCTCGGCCGAGGAGGCCTGCCAGGCGCAGGCTGTCGCCCAGGGCCGCTTTGCTGTAGGGAGACGGCGGGCGCGCGGCCAGCTTGGCGCCGTCCTCCTTGGCCGGAGAGCGGCTCTCCTTGACGCGGGGCTCGGCCTCGCGCTCGGCAGGGCCCCCCGGCCGGCCCGGTTCACTCTGGCCACGGAGCAGGAAGCTGCTGACTGGGGGGCCCAGAGGGGCTGCGGGCGAGGCCCGGCTCAGCATGTGCGTCTTCTCCAGGAGGTCCCTGGGAGTGACAAGACAGACACCTTCACTCAGCCCGGGGTCAAGAGGAGCTTCGTGTAACAGGGTGCTGCTACCAAGCTCCCCCTCTATGACCTCCAGATCCTTGGGGTGTTTGTGGGGGTCCCTTCAGCATCTTGTCGACACAGGCCCACGACACCCCGTGTCTTTCCTCCCCTTGATAAACGCAGAAACCAGCTTTGCAGCGGGACCCCAGAGCTCTCCCCAGACCCAAGCCACGAAGCCCCTGAGGCAGGACGGAGACAAGTTCACGCTGGGGAGGCCCCACCGCAGTGTGCCTCTGAGCCTTTTGCCCTGCGTCCGGCGCAAGGAGAGGGCATGGCCCCCAGGGCCTTGGCTAGGGATCCCCAACAGGAGGAGGGGCGAGGCGGGGAGGCTCCGGCTCCTGTCCACCCCATCGGCCAGCCGCAATGGACCCACCTCAGGTTCCAGGCTCTGCTGCGGACTCTGCGACAGGACTCCCACCTGCTCCGCCAACCTGGTGCTGCTGCCCGGGGGTGGCCAGCCTCAGCCCCGTCCTCCTGGCCAGGGACTCTCCCACAGGTACCCCTCCCAGAGCCAGACCCCACCGTGAAGATGCAGGCGGCTCCCTGCAGAGGCCCCGCTGGGGTCACCGAGCCCAGCTGACCTTTCCTGCCGCCACCTCCAGGGCTGGATCCGCCCTCTCCGTGGCCCCTCCCCCAATCCTGGGGTTCTCCATGGGGCCTTCCCTCTACTGGCCTTGCCCAGCCCCGAGTACGGCAAGGGGACCTCCACACAGAGCTGAGGCCGGTGCCACTCACCGCTCCTCCCTGCCCTTGTCCGGCTCTCGGTCGTGACTGGTCAGGGCTGAGACCCGATCAGGGTCCACAGGCTTAGGCCACGGGGGTggtgtggggaaggagggaggcgcTCGGTGCAGTCGGTTCCAGGCCTCATGGGGGCTGGGCAGACCATGCAGTGCAGAGCTCTCCTTGGGGGCAAAGATGCCGCTGCCCTGAGCTAGAGAAGAGTGGGAACGTGAGGCCACGACAGCATCCCCACCCCGAGTGAGGGTGCCCCGTGGAACCGCAGGGCTGCTGGGGAGAAGCACACCATTCCTGCACCCAGGGAGGTAACAGAGGGTAACCGTCAGCCAAGGGTCAGGGTGCAGCCCAAACCCACAGCGGGAGCCCATGCATGCCGCCGGGAGAGCAGAGAGCAAGCTTGGTGGTCACTCACTCAGTGTGTGGCTCCCCAGGCCTCCGAAGGCGCTGCTGCCCAGGCTCCCCAGGCCCCCGAAGGTCCCTGGCCTGCTGAAAGGGTCTGTGGGGACAACCAGGGCTCAGGGTTTTTCACAGCTCCCACCAGGGCTCCCTCCTGACTTCACTTGAACACCAGACCCTCTCCTGTGACCCCAGAGAAAGGCAGGTGCCCCTCCATAGTCTGAGAGCTGTTCTATTTCTCAGGGTCCCCTTCCCGCTCACCTGCATCCTCCCCCCGTCAGACTTCAGAGGCCGGAGAGCGCACCTACCTGTCAGGTGACCGGTGGTCAGGAAGCTGCTGGGATGGGCGGAGGGTCCAAACGGGTTGGCAGTGGGATGGGCAGCACCTATGAGAGCAGGTTGACAGGAGCCTGGTAGACCTGGGGCCTCCTGTTTGTGGGCCATTCCTAGAGCGGGGACACCCCAGCTTCCTCAGGGGCCTGTCTACATCTCCCGCCGGAAGCTCACGAGGGGAGGCGGGAGGGGTGAAGGCACCGGGGTCCCCAGAGAACAAGGTGTAGAGGCAGGCCTTGAGGCTGCGCCAGAGACACTGGCCCCAGAACCTCCAGCTGGAAGCTAAGAGGCGATCTTGGCGACGGAAGGGTTGCTGAAGAGAGCGCGTCCCTTCCTGCCGCGTCCCCCAGCCACAGCCCACAGGTGTCAGCACACAGTCCAGCCCTGGCTGGGCTGGAGCCTGGCCCGACAGCACCCCTAGGGCGGCCAAGTTGGGCCCCGGGCAGGGGCCGTGGGGTCAGGGTCCGGCCCGGTAGCCACACACGCCGGCCACTGTAGAGGGAGGATTCCTGGTGCAGACCGGTGACCAGCCACGCTCATCTCGCCAGTGTCCCTGGCTTGGGGGACACCGCAGTGGAGAGTGTTCATCTCGCCATGTCCCCGGCTCGGGGGACACTGCAGCGGACAGTTTATGCTTGTACGGGCCTCCGTGGCCAGCCCCACCGCCGCTCCCACACGGTCTCCCGTCTCCGCGGGCTCCCCAGCACACAACCAGCTGCTCTCCCGAAGGACTCACAGGCCAAAGTCGTCAAACGGAAACTTCGTTAGTAAGAACTAGCCTGGCTTGGCGCTGATGGAAACGTGTCCCCGCGAGTGCAGGGGGGCCACGCTGCTTTAAGAGCGCACAAGAGCGAGCCCGCAGGCAGGCTTCTGGCTGGAGGAATCGGGAAGGGCAGCGGCGCAGACGTGCGGAGAAACAGCCACGCCAGAGCAGGCCTGAGCCCTGCCGCGGGGCGAGATGCCCAGCAGGCAGGGCAGGCCACCTGTGTCCGTGTCCGCGGGGCCCGGTCCGGGTGAGTGGATGGCACCCTGATTCCGGGCTCCGCCCAGCAGAGGAAGCCACAGCTCCCTGGGCCCCACAGCGAGAACACGTCCTGCCGACTCCACAGACTGAAGCCAGATGGGGGTACCTCTGCGTTCTGAGGGACACCCCCATCCAGCTGAAGCCAGGGACTGGCCAAGTCACGCTGTTGGAGGCCAGCCTGCGTGGTATGGTCCACACACAGCACCCCAGCCCACTACCAGGGCCCACCCTTACTGGGTGCATGGCCGGGTTGACGGGGGCTGCAGGCGGAGGAGAGCGTGTGTGCACATGGAGGAGGGCGGTCAGGGAGGGCCGAGGTGAGCCCTGGTTCTCTgacagctggggagggaggagcggGCCCCTCCAGGGATGGGGCACTGCTCGCGCTGTGGCCTGGGCAGCTGGCCTTGGGAGCACCTGCGGGTGAGGCTGGGAACTCGGGGCTCAGGCTCTCAGCTTCCTTGCACAGCAGCGTCTCATGGACCTTACTCCCTTGCACAGACACCGGTTCATGCGGGgcgcctgctttccttctgggagtctggTTTGGGTGTGTGCGGACAGAGGAGCCACGGGACCGCTCCCCGCTGGAACTCTGCGTGCCAGGTCTGCGAGTGTCCCAGCAGCACAGCACAGGATGCGGGATGTCTCGGTTCCTTGCCGAGGAAATGGGGGCGTCCTGCGCCTCCCCGGGCCGGCCCTCAGCCATCCTGCGCTGGCTTCCTGCCGATCTCCCACCGCGAGACTCCCTTTCTCCCACTCTATGTCCGTTCCCTGGGATGCATCTTGGCCCTGCGGGTAACCTATGCTGAGTCCTAGGAGGCTCCCCGTGATCCTTGAACCTGGCGGTGGTCCCAGAGCCCCAGCATGGCAAGATGGTGCCGGAAAGACGTGTGGATTCTTGGGGAGCTGCACCAAAACCCTTCCCAGGAGTCCCGGGAGGGAGGCTAGAGTCGGGGAGGGGCAGGCCAGACCCGGGGAGGACTCCTGCCCTACCTTGGGTTGGGCGGGGAGATAGCAGAGGCGGGAGCTCCAGGGTGGAGTGggggcccagggtggggggtgTCACACGTGCTGGCACAgaggtggcgggggcggggactGACCCAGCAGCATCGTGGGAGAAACAAGCCTGCGGATGCGTCTGGAACTGTCCTGTCGGAGCCCCAGCCCAGGCAACAGGCAGGACCTCCCCCTTCCTTGTGCTCTGGATAGGGCGCCTTACCCGAGCCGGAGAAGAGGGGCCGGGCCAGGTCCTGCGGGTAGTGGAATCCGGTGAACAcgccaggggctgggggtctgCCAGACAAGTCCAGCTTGGCGCCCACCTCCAGCTTGTGGGGGTCCAGCTGCACCTGCTGAGAGGGACGGAGCACGTCCAGGGCCCGCCCGTCCTGCCCGCCACTGGCCGCCAGCGTGCAACGTCCTCCTTCCCCAGCGGAACCAGACCCTCGTCCCGACCGAGGAGAGCCACGTGCTGTCAGGACAACGTGTGACGCGCAGAGGAGGCGGCTCGCGCCTCCTGTGGCCTGAGAGCCGCGCATCTACACTAGAGCGCCTCAGTGCAGACAGACACCACGCTTCTGTCGGTAAAAGCTTCCCTGTGCTACAATTTTGCAGAACGGGACTGAAAAAGCCAATTCAGGTACTGTTGTTTTGAATATGCTCCAAGCTTCCGGTGACTGAATCTGGCCTCACCATTAGCACTTAAGTTTATTACATAAAACAAACATGCCTGTGGTTCCGCTGTGACAACCATACGCGGCCAAGGGGGCGCAGACCCTCTGGGGGCCCTGTTCTTGCAGTGGGGTGCTCCGGCCCGCGTGGGGGCCGCCCCCGCGGCTTAGCCGAACATTCAAACATTTGCAGGGTGAAACACACGGTGTTTTGTCCTAGGACCCTGTGGACCTCTCATAGTACATGCTGGCGTGGTGACTTCTGAAAGCCATGCACGGAGGTGCGTGTGACCCGAGATGACAACAGAGGGGTCAGGACCCTTTGGGGCTGGGGGTTAGGGGCTGAGGCCCAGGCTGCCCCCGTTCTGGTGTGGGTAAGggcctctcctgcctctgcctgcccttccctggcATCCCCAGCCCACAGCGTGTCCCCAGAGTGCCTATGGCTGCCTCTTCCCCGTATTGTCTGGGTTATGGCCTGGGGGCCCACCTGGgccacctgcccctcccagacACACACCACAGGTGCTCTCTAAATGCCTGCAGGAAAGGTCATGCGGACGCCTCAAATGATGTTGGTGGGACAAAACAGGGTCAGTTCCTCCCAAACCCCCGCCTGGGAGCCTCCTGGGCAACCCCCCACCCTCTGgactcctccccagccctgccccctgtGCCAACACAAGCAGCGCATGGGGACACCTGCCAGCCGGCAGGACGCGGGATGGGCTCACCTTGACCTTCTGCTGATGGTGGTAGATCTGCCAGGCGATCTGCACGTGCACCGCACACCACCTCCCAGGTTTCTGTGACAGGGCGGGCCACACACTCAGCCTCATGGGGGGCCTcttcctgctgcctccccagGTTCCTGCTGTCCTGGGCACCCCTGGGGCCATCCGTGAGGCCCTCGCCATCCTCCCCAGCCATGAGCCTCCCTCCCAaggacacaggcacacacatgcgGGCGTGTGCCGCACACTCACCCTGACTGCAGTCCGGTAGGGGTCGGACACCTGTCAGTGATGGAGAGGGAAGGGTGAGGTCCCGGCTCTGCGGGTGGCCCTGCTGCGGCCACCACCCTCCACGAGGGGGACTGGGCCGGCTGGGTGacccagggagggaagggtggTCAGGGAGGCCACCTACCCCaggggctttctggaggagggtGTGAACAGCACTGGCCCGGCCCGTTACCTCGATTGGGTTTGAAGTCTGAAGGGAGAGAACAGGATATGACCGAGCTGCAGAGCCCGGGCCCAGGCAGAGGACCCCAGGGGGCCTGCACCCTGCCACCTGCGGGGGCCTGGCTTCCCACGCCCTCTGCCCAAGGACTTCGGCAACGGCAGGAAGGCGCTCTGGATGAGGACGTGCCCGGGTCACGGGGCTGAGGCAGCCCCGCGCTGGGGAGGATGAGGGGAAGAGGCCCGTTCCTCTCTGGGGCCTCCTGCGACACGGATGCCCCCACACTGACCACCCCACAAAgacctgccctctgcccctctgccccccatgCCCTGAGGGACAAGGACACGTGAAACCTGACTACTGCTGCTCCCTGGtgtccccccaaccccggccACGGCCTAGGCTGGGGGTCCGGCGGAGGCCCCTCAGGGAGTGTgggagcccccagccccctccgGCCGCGGGGCTGCACAGCCCCATCCCCCCGGGATGGCTGGCTCGCACCAACACCAGGATCACAACACACACAACTGCACAGCAGGGCTCCCATGTGCCCTGAACCCCGTCCCACCCCAGGCGCAGCTGGTACCTTGGGCTGAAAAGCACCCTGTAGGGACCCAAAGGGGCCTGGGTGTGGGAGCAGGGTGGGCAGTCCGGGGACGGCGGACGAGAAGGACGGGAAGAACTGCAAGAGAAAGACGGCGCGTTCCAGGGCCGCAGCTGGGCGCAGGGCATCCGGTGTGGACGCTGGGCCTGGCCCTGCGCTACGCAGAAGGGAACCTGACGAGGCCTCTGGGCAGGTGCGGCCCCACCCTTTAACCGTGACCTCTAGCCCCCTGACCCCAGAGGGACACTCACGTTGGAATGTCGGAAGTAGGGGCTCTCCAGCTTGGGTGCGTACTTatcaaactggaaaagaaaaaagcggAGAGTGAGGCCTCCCAGAGCCATCCCACACCCTCCACTGGGCCCGGCACCTGCACCCCTGCTGGGCCAGGCGGAGGCCCAGAAAGCTGCTTCCTGTGGCTGGTGGCCTGCAGCCAGCTGACCCCTGGGGTCCCTGAGGACACTGGCCCAATGCCCTGAACTGGCCCCTTGGGGCCCAGCTCGCAGACTGGGTGGGTCCCCTCCCTGTTCTAACGGTCGGTCCCACGGCGGGCAGTGCAAAGGGGCCCGTCTGTGCCATCCAAGTGTCCTGGCTGATGCCTGGGAGGGAACGCTGTTGTCATCACGGGGGGCATGGAGCCCAGGGCCGGTGGTCAGGTGGTCACATGTACCCAGGCCCCCAGCAGCCTGGCCCTTTACAGAGCAAAGCCCCTGCGACAGACTCCACCTCACACGGTAGCTGGCTCAAGAGATGGGGGCCCACCACCTAGGGCCCCTGGGAGGGAGTCCTGGCTTCCCGCCCCCCTCAGTCCTGTCTCAGTCTCCAGACCTGCTGTCCTGCTGCCGACCGAGATGCTGAAAATCTTGTGTGGCTAAGACTGGCCCCAGGGCCATGTCACCCGTGAGCAGACGTGGGGCACCCGCCCAAGCCCAGGACAGAGAACCTCATGACGGGACCCACAGAAGGACCAGAAGGAGGGGCCAGACAGAAAGGGCCGGCCTTGGCCGGCGTGCGTGCGGAGAGCGTCTGCgtgtgcctgctgtgtgccccgcccgcccgcccgcccacATGGGGGGCCTACGCACCGGCGGGGGTGCGGCGGGTGGCAGGAGCGGCGTCGGGGGCAGCCCCGCGGGGAAGGGGGCAAATGTGTGTTGGTGCTGGTGTGTGTGCTGGTGTGTGTGTTGGTGCTGGTGGAACTCCGCCCGCAGCAGAGCCCCCGGGCCCAGGGGGGCGCCGGGCCGCTCAGCGCTCTGGACCAGAAAACGCGCGTTCAGCTCTTGCCTGAGCAGCTCGTGATctacaagagaaaaagagagagagacggagaggcACGTCGGCCGTGGGCTCCGGGCGGGGCGAGGCGGATAGTCACCTGGCACTGGTTTCGGCAGGCCAAGCCGTGGTGGCCGCTCGCTAGGTGCGGGCCCCAGGGTGGAGGTAAGAGAGGAGCCTGTGACCAAGTACCAATCAGAATCCCCGAATGAGGCTGGCAATACATGATTGGCTGGCTGAATGAGATCAACAGGCTGGCATCTAAAGGCAAGAGAGAACACCGTGAGCCCCCGGTGCCCCCTGTCCCCCCAGCCCAGCGACCTGGTCCCATCCCAGGGCACCGGGCTGCCCGCACCTGCGCTGGGCTGCTCAGGATTTTACAAAGAACTTGGAGACAAGACCCCTGGGAGAAATCTTCAATGACCCCACACTCGGCCTTGAAGGGACACCTGCCAGAAccaagcagggagggagaagccaggctgCTGCCGCTCACCCGGAAACCCCCTGCTCCAGGACTCAGCTGCGCAGGCCCCACACAGGGCCTGGGGCCCTCGTCCCAGACACACTAGGGGGGAGAGGCTGCAAGGGTCACAGCAGGCCCTGGAAGCCTTTGTCGGCAGGGCAACGGAGATGCTCCAGGTCCCTCCCCTTGACGAGGCCTGGCAAGGACTCAGAAAGAGCAGGGAACACGGCTGCGTTTCCGTGGGCACATACAGGGCACCCGTGCGCCAGCACACAGGGGCACAAGCCAGGCggaggcagggagcctcctcTGCACCCGGCAGTGGGACCTCCCGCCTGGGAAACGAAGCCTGcagcggtggggggtggggggtgggggctgaggccGCGATGCCATCTGTCCCTGCGGTCTGGGACCAGGTGGGGGAGGCTTTGCCTCTGGTGCCCGCACCCCCTCCCCGGGTAGACCAtgtccctcccacctgcccagaGGGGAGGGCCACAGAGTGGAGGGACAgtgaccccagccccagccagtaCCTACCGGCAGGGTGTCCTGGGAGGACCAGGCTGTTGGCCGGCAgcgccgggggcgggggcagtgTCGGGGGGGCGGCGAACATGGCCGCCGCGTGGTGCTGGTGCTGGGCCTGCGAGCGGAGCGCCAAGTGTGAGGTAGACAGGTGGGGGCCCGGCCCGAGAGGCGACAGGGACGCGTGCTTCGCGAGCCCGAGGCTGGCGCTGCTGCTGgcgctgctgctcctgctgcggGGAGCGGGGGTCAGCGCCGAGGGGCGGGGCGTCCGcagggccccgcccccgcccgcccccgcggctcgcaggccccgcccccgcccccccacctgaGGCTGTGCAGGCCGTTGTGCGCAGCCTGGCCGTGGCCCGCGAAGGCGCCCAGGGGCAGAGGCACGTGCGTCGGGAGCGGGGCGCGGGGCTgcgggggcgcgggcggcggctgcggggtgaggcggggcagggcgggggcttCCTTCTTGACCGGCGGACTGGCCGGGGCGCCTGGCGCGGGGCCGGCGGAGGGCGCGGGGCTGCGCACGGCGGGCAGGAAGGGCGGCTCGGCGCTCAGCTCGCGGCTGCGCTCCAGGCCCGAGACTTTGGGCGGCGCCCCGGCCTTGGCCTCAGCCTCCTCGCCCAGCGTGGGGCCTGCGGAGAGAGGGCCGGAGTGAGCTGGGCCTGACTCGGGACAGTAGCAGCGAGGTCGCGGCcacgactgagcccccccacccccccgcccagtccacaggggccagggctggggtccaGAGAGCCTGCAGCAACTCCACTTTCTGAGAGGGAGGCCAAGTGCAGCGGACTCTGCCCTAGCAGGGCAGCGGCTCCGAACCCGTGGCCTGCGTGGACAGGCCGGTCCAGCCACTGCATCCCGCCTTGGCCACACCTTCATCTGTCGTCCTTGCCACTGAGCAACACGCGCACTGGTGGCCTGCTTTCTTTCTGAAGCCACGCAGGTGACCCACGGCCTGAGCCGTCTTTGGGCCCATGCCCTGGGGGAGACTCTCCAGAGGACTGGCCTCgcggggaggtggtgggaggaagctgctgctcccccaccccgccaacaTCCAAGTCGTCATTGGATCCCCCCAACACCCACTGTCCAGGCAGCTCCAGCTGACACTGGTCCCCTTGGAGCTGTGTGCGCCCGCTCCCTGACCTCCCACCGACATATCCCAAACCCTCCTGTCCACGCAGTGTCTAGGCAGCGGGCACATGTCCACGCCGGAGGAAGCTTTGTCTGGAGTTTCCCAGGAGTGGGAATCCAGGTTCCTGACTGCGGTCACCCTGTTTGGGCTGCTGGCGGATTTCACTTCCTCCCGGGGCGCATGCGGGAACTTGCCATGCTGAGTGGAGCGTAAAGCCTGCAGCTGCATGGCTGTGGGACGGGGTGGAGAGACCCAGGGGACACCGCTGAACCTCTGGGATGTCTCCTCCCCCGGCAGAAACAGGTGGCGGCAGGAAATGGCTCTTCTGCCTCCTCTAGGGTGACATTTCCCACTGTAGCCACCAGCCTGCGTCTGTGTGCTCAGGGACGGAGCTTGGGAGAAGACCGCCGCCCCACCATGAGAACGGGGACCCACAGATCACAGCACCGTCTCCACCCACCAGCTCACAGCCGCCAAGGGGAGCCGGCCTGGCactcccacctccttcctgcctcttccctctgtgcCAGCCCCTCTCGAAGGACGTGCAGCCCCAAGGACAGAAAAAGGCAGGTGTGGGCTGCGCAGAGCTGGGTTCCGCCAGGGCCCCAGCCCACCTGCGGCCTCTCCCCTCACTGGGGAAGCAGGAGCACTACCAGGGATCACCCCTGCTGTGACCCTCCCCGGGCACTGCAGAGCCCTGACTGGTTTCCTGAGCTCTGCCTGCGCACGTGAGTGGACCGGGCAGTGGGCTGAACTGTGCCAAGAAGCCATGTCTGAACTGACAGTCCGTAATCCCGGATTATCATTAGGTGACAATCCCTGTGAATGTCACCtaatttggaaaaagggtctttgcagatgtcacCAAGCTAAGACTTTTGAGATGACACCAGTCAAACAGGGTGGGCCCTAAACCCAGTGATGGGCATCCTTCTAAGACAAAAGG contains these protein-coding regions:
- the FBRSL1 gene encoding fibrosin-1-like protein isoform X7, which codes for MEAKVRQSRRSRAQRDRGRRREAARDARDPSASSGDETEPGPGKENAGLPRAPPARAAAVRPPRRRRRESSSQEEEVIDGFAIASFSTLEALEKDMALKPHERKEKWERRLAKKPRESENCPSAEPSENGRPLEIGSPEQDLEPACDRGKKKVPLQPTKQMKVTASRGGDRHSGDDSLHEATSSRTSSSRDQLSDSSAQAVSGRGYSCDSESEGDDKASVGSEKLFAPAADKGPTLGEEAEAKAGAPPKVSGLERSRELSAEPPFLPAVRSPAPSAGPAPGAPASPPVKKEAPALPRLTPQPPPAPPQPRAPLPTHVPLPLGAFAGHGQAAHNGLHSLSRSSSASSSASLGLAKHASLSPLGPGPHLSTSHLALRSQAQHQHHAAAMFAAPPTLPPPPALPANSLVLPGHPADASLLISFSQPIMYCQPHSGILIGTWSQAPLLPPPWGPHLASGHHGLACRNQCQFDKYAPKLESPYFRHSNFFPSFSSAVPGLPTLLPHPGPFGSLQGAFQPKTSNPIEVTGRASAVHTLLQKAPGVSDPYRTAVRKPGRWCAVHVQIAWQIYHHQQKVKQVQLDPHKLEVGAKLDLSGRPPAPGVFTGFHYPQDLARPLFSGSGMAHKQEAPGLPGSCQPALIGAAHPTANPFGPSAHPSSFLTTGHLTDPFSRPGTFGGLGSLGSSAFGGLGSHTLTQGSGIFAPKESSALHGLPSPHEAWNRLHRAPPSFPTPPPWPKPVDPDRVSALTSHDREPDKGREERDLLEKTHMLSRASPAAPLGPPVSSFLLRGQSEPGRPGGPAEREAEPRVKESRSPAKEDGAKLAARPPSPYSKAALGDSLRLAGLLGREPGKPPEAPAERPQGDVKVKEERREDSDAPEPPGAGLHPAPERPRAPPAPLQLGPSPVARERLGFTWDPLRDAYRGLELPRRALPASAPAPGPAPLFEPPERPYRDREPHDYSPERLREARREELERARAAHLGAAAHLPPAAAHLDSAALLPALGSLHYPRLGPAAAALHNGLLARTPPATAALGAPPPLVAAGGPPTPPGPPPRSRTTPLGGHGPEARDYSPSRNPQEVEAR